A window of the Besnoitia besnoiti strain Bb-Ger1 chromosome VI, whole genome shotgun sequence genome harbors these coding sequences:
- a CDS encoding TBC domain-containing protein (encoded by transcript BESB_065310), with amino-acid sequence MSFLWGGSSLISLPALGGTSSSPKDEAVPLQEASDRAGAPAAPAADAEELHPVGSAAQQQWRELDEVWGGAANADAGDQPRIGNDGCAAAWSSTVPYASMSDGAGAESGVRTPQRLASASTLWSHGVSEGLSDSSRNPPFLTPPCGSQSSRRGLSPAGDTASRAEQNEPVSIPEDKCGGAGGVPSAVTAYGVPSERGGAPRSRTVSPARRGSSHRPGHAASRSVSPGAGDRESLQGYSSPRRGSGDARLGSGDSGGQLASSLHRHPLEEGGLAPKKTGPEPPPPHVYCGGRTLSMYRKTVPSEELQRGRDADTAPHKPAEPREALSREERPPPRGGGGGGSSRRSSPLSAGSVPAPSESLLQQRQNNRRQQQELLQSPQTSTAAGLFSSFSFSALQRPSDAPSGAASGASPAEEMRGVPGPARARRPPSPQVSPHDRRAAQPRASRETADQEEAHDADPVAPAEARAARRKALLQQLFGVKNSASGERGERKWQSMEDRNLVHFMQMHRHTFFRRLRRGVPPSHRWNAWKAVCLPPPERRCSCSYSSLSFSGDRDCAGSAGASFHPQSPPLISCVSSPAAGGVGSALARRFSGSQRQNAEGSGGGGARPETHREGGREEGCDASSPQAQSPSRGGGCREEAESEHASDLRGGRGALDSWGAEVPAAEGKGRRRATLGEERDPKGQAGEDWGCCGSGGDCRRVYEREAERRSSFFGLIMIDVPRTFPDVEVFDKDAQALLCRTLNAFANIHPEVGYCQGMNFIAGLLLLVSSFEEFDAFCVFRALMQRYRLKGFFQEKFPLLRKYMKVFDTLAAQQLPELRQHFLDEGVLPAVYLHQWFLTLFVTSLPLRSVCVLWDFLLGEGLHGLLELAVALLKVLTRFIIHLRFEEVIKFLKSLKSSGGGCDDFKVGKMLVKQAAKVQLPELLLTDLLTADLAVLLREAEEEEAAEAQARAAGAAAAAAAAAVPEGDSDHSNPLVGTLTGDEDDEDGDERARPPRPDTRGGIHGGATDDSQRRPQTELSLRADAREKRRAERPPARREQEREQSGEEGEEEDEPEIQEPHRQSRSKAPSSFSSWDELPSPGRRGHARGVSGYRRSTETDEEEEAAGEERGGRSPRAAGGRQHSSSGRRREADSQREEEMQVLRSSRRKKHSGHGPGTQGGKGDAPRVSGSSVEVHSAPHAAQCRTPSPVGLRGTGRERAASRKAEHAPDADAGERVVGGQPPRRDSDSPPGLRRARQGEKRSSSAAAENGQARQHDFPATMSPRLSSAAGLGQAGGVSAGVSAAVSSSFLPRLFPRSPPLQLADASGSAAVLCSRAARGLHASSLAGSGRGLSSAFAPHTSPSPLDSALAGDAEKREADEEDLLSCRDEDKRKSFSLASSSQLHSHLRQDLDRQARGRGRASRGRAPSRGSSPGQAPARRCEAEKGDCVASLALPQDGANAGAYADRKTFAAAGCDALSLLASPRTRADRRAGSVSPSLPSSSFPSSRLISSSLLPPQSATPSCPPCSRLPSPLSSVFSGGPSLPAAAPCLPGRGRQGPHSPSGPDGSRRRSLSGSDCGGESLLASPPARVLQNAAAAKHARSPPASPSWQPRRSGVSCALVCSEEENVRLAAPLPAAEPLCVGRPAARQRRQCHGPGLVQGGSEARETLGHSQEARRRIADDRARGEICSREGAACALVPWRGLEHASCGGSSRRHCEVGPWGAETLSARGLQGDDGSRRRRRAEKRSCMSPSALVGGRCVSPAAAGLAWLAAGDAEESVGGWDASAGATDQNTSAWLREPRVAATAAAKRLRKTVSVRATVSGVSSPGNSAAERDATALGRRWEVVRDTGHPGEQHGKASSIEELLDGGERERDEGAADALDRMMPRPGSARQNELRRSVGRRDRAEVQPEEDRFSESEAEGFFPCERLTGAEREAAVAMRLVEASPLGATAWSASLFAFPQKETSLELRAKASCVVARSSELATGGGPSSDRALTTARSPGAEGTPLGSRRAPRGQTGAEQGGAEGLAGVLTGFLSVDRGPLRSISSSPFLSARTRGAVAVRDESSA; translated from the exons ATGAGTTTCCTATGGGGAGGTAGCTCCCTCATTTCTCTTCCAGCTCTGGGGGGGACGAGCAGCAGCCCAAAGGATGAGGCAGTCCCGCTGCAAGAGGCTTCGGACCGGGCAGGTGCCCCGGCCGctcccgccgcagacgcagaagagctGCACCCCGTAGGCTCAGCCGCTCAACAACAGTGGCGTGAGCTCGACGAAGTCTGGGGTGGCGCCGCGAATGCAGACGCGGGGGACCAGCCGCGAATCGGCAACGACGGGTGCGCGGCAGCTTGGTCCTCCACAGTGCCTTATGCGTCAATGTCTGACGGAGCAGGAGCAGAgtcaggtgtacgtacaccacAGCGCTTGGCTTCGGCTTCCACCTTGTGGTCCCACGGCGTTTCGGAGGGCCTCTCAGACAGCTCGCGGAATCCCCCTTTTCTGACACCGCCGTGTGGGTCGCAGTCGTCTCGACGTGGACTCTCGCCCGCCGGAGACACAGCCTCACGCGCGGAGCAAAATGAACCCGTTTCCATCCCAGAAGACAAGTGCGGTGGGGCGGGGGGCGTCCCTTCGGCAGTGACCGCATACGGCGTGCCGAGTGAGCGTGGCGGGGCGCCCCGAAGTCGTACGGTTTCGCCGGCTCGTCGCGGGTCTTCACACCGGCCGGGCCACGCAGCCTCGCGTTCTGTCTCTCCAGGGGCGGGCGACAGAGAGTCGCTTCAAGGATactcctctccgcggcggggaAGCGGGGACGCGCGACTtggcagcggcgacagcgggggGCAGCTCGCCTCGAGCCTCCATCGGCACCCGCTGGAAgaaggcggcctcgcccccAAGAAGACCGGCccggagccgccgcctccacatGTCTACTGTGGTGGGCGAACCCTGTCCATGTACAGGAAGACAGTCCCCAGTGAGGAGCTtcagcgagggagagacgcggacaCGGCCCCCCACAAGCCGGCCGAGCCGCGGGAAGCGCTttcgcgcgaggagaggccgccgccgcgaggggggggcggcggaggaagcagccgGCGGTCGTCGCCTTTGTCGGCGGGGTCTGTCCCTGCTCCGAGTGAAtcgcttcttcagcagcGGCAAAACAACCGCCGCCAGCAACAGGAGCTTCTCCAGTCTCCCCAGACCTCAACTGCGGCTGGCCTCTTCTCCAGTTTCTCCTTCTCAGCGCTTCAGCGCCCAAGCGATGCCCCTTCCGGCGCTgcttccggcgcctcgcctgctgaGGAGATGCGGGGCGTCCCCGGTCCCGCGCGGGCCCGACGGCCCCCCAGTCCCCAGGTGTCTCCGCAcgatcgccgcgcggcgcagccgagaGCCAGTCGCGAGACGGCGGACCAGGAGGAGGCCCACGACGCAGACCCTGTCGCCCCCGCGGAGGCCCGTGCCGCGCGTCGCAaagcgctgctgcagcaactCTTTGGAGTCAAAAATTCCGCGAGTGGAGAGCGCGGGGAGCGAAAATGGCAAAGCATGGAAGATCGAAACCTCGTCCACTTCATGCAGATGCACCGCCACACCTTCTTCCGACGCCTGAGGAG GGGGGTGCCTCCTTCACACAGATGGAACGCGTGGAAGGCCGtctgcctgccgccgccagagCGGCGTTGCTCATGCTCCTATTCCTCGCTATCGTTCTCGGGGGACCGAGACTGTGCtggctccgcgggcgcgagcttccacccgcagtctccgccgctgatctcgtgtgtctcctcgccggcggccggcggcgtgggctcggcgctggcgaggcgcTTTTCGGgctcgcagcggcagaaCGCCGAGGGCTccggggggggcggggcgcgACCGGAGACGCACCGAGAGggcgggcgagaggaaggctgcgacgcctcctctccgcaggCCCAGTCGcccagcagaggaggaggctgccgcgaggaagcggagagcgagcACGCGAGCGatctgcgcggcggcaggggcgcGCTGGACTCATGGGGCGCGGAggtgcctgcggcggaggggaaGGGACGGCGCCGAGCAACGCTtggagaggagcgagaccCCAAGGGGCAGGCAGGCGAAGACtggggctgctgcggctccggGGGAGACTGCCGAAGAGTCTACgaacgcgaggcggagcgccGCTCCAGCTTCTTTGGCCTGATCATGATTGACGTCCCGCGTACTTTCCCTGACGTCGAGGTCTTCGATAAAGACGCCCAGGCGCTGCTCTGTCGGACGCTAAATGCCTTCGCAAACATACACCCCGAAGTCGGGTACTGCCAGG GGATGAACTTCATCGCGGGTCTGCTGCTGCTAGTCTCTTCGTTTGAAGAGTTTgacgccttctgcgtcttccgaGCCCTCATGCAGCGCTACAGACTAAAAGGCTTCTTCCAAGAGAAGTTTCCGCTGCTCAGGAAGTACATGAAAG tcTTCGACACGCTGGCCGCTCAGCAGCTTCCCGAGCTTCGGCAGCACTTCCTGGACGAGGGCGTCTTGCCTGCGGTGTATCTACACCAGTG GTTCTTGACGCTCTTTGTGACGTCGCTCCCGCTGCgaagcgtctgcgtcctGTGGGACTTTCTTCTGGGCGAGGGTCTCCACGGGCTCCTCGAGTTGGCGGTCGCGCTGCTCAAGGTCCTCACGCGATTCATCATTCACTTAAG ATTCGAGGAGGTGATCAAGTTCCTCAAGTCGCTGAaaagcagcggcggaggatgCGACGACTTCAAAGTTGGCAAGATGCTGGTGAAACAGGCGGCCAAAGTGCAGCTGCCGGAGCTTCTTCTCACG GATCTTCTCACTGCAGACCTGGCGGTGCTgctgcgggaggcggaggaggaggaagcggcggaggcgcaggcccgcgccgcgggcgcggctgcagcggccgcggcggccgcggtgcCGGAGGGCGACTCGGATCACAGCAATCCGCTAGTGGGGACGCTGacgggcgacgaagacgacgaggacggcgacgagcgcgcccggccgccgcgcccggacacgcgcggcggaaTCCACGGGGGGGCAACAGACGattcgcagcggcggcctcagACCGAGCTTTCGCTTCGAgccgacgcgagagagaaacggCGGGCCGAGCGCCCGCCGGCAAGGCGcgagcaagagagagagcagagcggagaggagggagaggaggaggacgagccgGAGATTCAGGAGCCGCACAGACAGAGCCGAAGCaaggcgccgtcgtcgttctCCTCCTGGGAcgagctgccctcgccggGCCGACGCGGGCACGCCCGTGGGGTGTCGGGTTATAGACGGAGCACGGAGacggacgaagaggaggaggctgcggggGAGGAGCGTGGCGGGCGGAGTCCGCGGGCAGCCGGGGGACGGCAGCACTCGAGTtcggggcggcggagagaggcagacagtcagcgagaagaggaaatgCAAGTTCTGCGTTCTtcaaggaggaagaagcattCTGGTCACGGACCGGGGACTCAGGGAGGGAAGGGGGATGCCCCCCGCGTGTCTGGGAGCAGTGTGGAGGTGCACAGTGCCCCTCACGCGGCTCAGTGTCGCACGCCTTCCCCCGTGGGGCTGAGAGGCACTggcagagagagggcagcgagcAGAAAAGCGGAAcacgcgccagacgcggacgcaggcgagcgcgtggTGGGGgggcagcctccgcgccgggatagcgactcgccgcccggccttcgccgcgcgaggcagggagaaaaacgaagctcctctgccgcggctgagAACGGCCAAGCGCGGCAACACGATTTTCCCGCCACCATGTCCCCGAgactctcctctgcggctggTCTGGGGCAGGCCGGGGGGGTGTCCGCCGGGGTCAGCGCGGCCGTGTCGTCTTCctttctgcctcgtctcttcCCGAGGTCGCCGCCTCTACAGCTAGCCGACGCAtccggcagcgccgctgtGCTCTGCTCTCGGGCTGCGCGGGGGTTGCATGCGAGTTCCTTGGCAGGCTCCGGTCGCGGCCTTTCCTCGGCGTTCGCCCCTCAcacgtcgccgtctccgctggactccgcgctcgcgggcgacgccgagaagcgcgaggcagacgaggaggatcTTCTCTCCTGCCGCGATGAAGATAAGCGCAAGagtttctctctcgcctcctcatCTCAGCTACACAGCCACCTGCGGCAGGACCTGGATaggcaggcgagaggccgggggagggcgagccgcgggcgtGCCCCCTCTCGCGGTTCGTCGCCGGGGCAGGCTccagctcgccgctgcgaggcagaaaagggggattgcgtcgcctcgctcgcgttgCCGCAGGATGGTGCAAACGCGGGCGCGTATGCCGATAGGAAGACGTTTGCTGCAGCTGGCTGCGACGCCCTCTCACtgctggcgtcgccgcgcacgaGGGCGGATCGGCGAGCAGGCAGCGTGTCGCCTTCGCTAccctcgtcgtcgtttccttcttctcggcttatttcctcctctcttcttccgccgcagtCTGCGACGCCCTCGTGTCCGCCTTGCTCTCGGTTGCCTtcccccctctcctctgTGTTCAGCGGGGGGCCCTctcttcctgctgctgccccgTGTCTTCCGGGGCGGGGGCGTCAGGGCCCCCACTCACCGTCCGGCCCCGATGGctcccggcgccgcagcttgTCGGGCTCTGACTGCGGTGGGGAGTCCCTCCTCGCGTCACCCCCGGCGCGCGTCCTACAgaacgcggctgcggcgaagcatgcgcgctcgcctcctgcttcgccttcatggcagccgcggaggtcGGGCGTCAGCTGCGCTCTTGTCTGctcggaagaagaaaacgtcCGTctggctgcgccgcttcccgCGGCTGAACCGCTATGTGTCGGGAGGCCCGccgcgagacagaggagacagtgCCACGGCCCTGGTCTTGTGCAGGGCGGAAGCGAAGCCCGCGAAACGCTAGGGCATTCGCAGGAGGCCCGGAGGAGAATCGCAGATGaccgcgcgcgtggagagatTTGCAGTCGAGAgggagccgcctgcgcgcttgTGCCGTGGCGGGGACTGGAACATGCTTCGTGCGGCGGAAGCTCGCGGAGACACTGTGAAGTGGGCCCGtggggcgcggagacactttccgcgcgaggccttcagGGCGACGATGGTTCGCGTCGACGGAGacgagcggagaagagaagctgCATGTCGCCCAGCGCACTCGTGGGAGGAAGGTGCGTTTCtccggcggctgcaggcctGGCGTGGCTTGCTGCGGGCGATGCTGAGGAGTCTGTGGGGGGTTGGGATGCTTCAGCGGGGGCAACAGATCAGAACACATCTGCATGGCTTCGCGAGCCGCGTGTGGCAGCCACGGCTgccgcgaagcgcctccgGAAGACGGTCTCCGTCCGTGCGACCGTGTCTGGAGTGTCGAGTCCAGGCAacagcgccgccgagagagatGCAACTGCCTTAGGGAGACGGTGGGAAGTTGTGCGAGATACGGGACACCCCGGCGAGCAGCACGGAAAAGCGTCGAGCATCGAAGAACTTCTGGACGGTGGGGAGAGGgagcgagacgaaggagctGCGGACGCGTTGGACAGAATGATGCCGCGGCCGGGGTCGGCGCGACAGAACGAGCTCCGGAGGAGCGTGGGAAGAAGAGATCGCGCAGAAGTGCAGCCGGAAGAAGATCGCttcagcgagagcgaggccgaaggcTTCTTCCCTTGTGAGCGTCTTACAGGAGCGgagcgcgaagcagccgTCGCCATGCGGCTCGTcgaggcgtctcctctggGGGCGACGGCATggtccgcgtctctctttgCGTTCCCGCAAAAAGAGACATCGCTGGAGTTGAGAGCGAAAGCCAGCTGCGTGGTGGCGCGGAGCTCTGAGCTTGCCACGGGTGGAGGGCCCTCCAGCGACAGGGCCCTGACGACCGCGAGGTCGCCTGGGGCCGAGGGGACGCCTCTGGGCTCcagacgggcgccgcgcggtcaGACGGGGGCGGAGCAGGGCGGAGCGGAGGGGCTGGCGGGAGTGTTGACCGGCTTTCTCTCAGTGGACAG GGGGCCTCTACGCAGcatttcttcctctcccttcctctccgccaggacgcgcggcgcggttGCAGTGAGAGACGAGTCTTCAGCTTAG
- a CDS encoding hypothetical protein (encoded by transcript BESB_065320): protein MPTLAGITNLDPEETLRLWRAEQEQQHLDADQTIALWKKFKKEHHSIESFIGHVKQLIDLWPQAKCAGVCRKNHSRFRSVFNTAIGDANDYAGDGIAEGWNSLAAMFTSPQSNEAAAEAAARTAAERGDSDGVAEVALHRPTGHSTEEKLHGHDANHALSCSCKKVHAKPHSNDDMETQELQHKLSRKVAQLTKVIFHLNVKHEENDAYVKAVAEAYEREVESIVADVNIKLRSCVDAFEGQQQQQITEQELENVLGQLQATKEILVADAQSYHRQCVDSVEKCKEEYASRAREYAEEVAAATEETRRWTSQMKQALESLNANRNELSQLPVERKKDFSLQADVKRLDEELEQLRKANRQLESDLKEAKGLADQTQIEAERRWRRLEVAQAKASALENALQLSNRHAEDLKQAAKETERRNAQAIAELQLNCKSLDEAVETKSKEIQDLTERLVAAERASQVVSEEKRSLEIAVKECDEKIAMLGERIAERDKEMHLRGTELISGMQQWIAFYEQEIEQLKAQLSQAEIASSRAAEERKGVEEELLSLKRRRDELEQQTLPQLTEDIRRLKEDVDRMDKLKELYADVELKRVQKEEDLRKSEDRCKQLQEALESQAKAHDAEKAELKDAQTKALYSFMVQRAQHQTELDQMVEQIAGLRRTIAEQEERLADTSKDEALAQMRSALAQLQTDFDEVSQAETEASEQLRSKRAELVSSLETHEAEMRSLRVAVLELKEEKAQMEVILQDSQKASKREAAEAWERETFLRKEAEKQKRRMEELEERTSSLVAKTRSLKEENEKLARECEEKLEAMEVVHSHERETWRRDAQNLRKEAADRLRREQQALALAEKRHVENTDKLQRQHRAELDAAKLALHKEAKEQLSDLKQKCDAAAAQRAQAAKAQMEAAVVAHAAERENLKLQFQKQIADVEAQMRRRLERSQQKEQELLQQYEEKKQERDINPLLPTGSHGKPEIRESEGRHSAIEALRGEVTALNGRLEDLSAAMQSSEARHVEEVQRLCEENAEKLEEMERSHTQKCADTEARYEQALEAKKYEVEFLQREHAQRLEKARKEVNDLHAKLQGPLPREEDLHLIALLNDRLLYCEGQMDYLQEKVRTYKLELLNRETNYNKLFNANPVTGVVGPLVPQSSTSTRRSDSGPPASEDPKTLLSSPACPALGAPCEGGSSKLGALANFLKDKISQKKLVGADRRLSA, encoded by the exons ATGCCGACGCTTGCAGGAATAACAAATCTAGACCCTGAGGAAACCCTGAGGTTGTGGCGCGCGGAACAAG AGCAGCAGCATCTGGACGCCGACCAAACGATCGCCCTATGGAAGAAATTTAAAA AAGAGCATCACTCTATCGAGAGCTTCATTGGCCACGTCAAGCAGC TAATCGATCTGTGGCCACAAGCGAAATGTGCAGGAGTCTGCAGGAAAAATCACTCTCGGTTTCGCAGTGTATTCAACACAGCGATTGGTGATGCTAATGACTACGCTGGAGACGGGATTGCGGAAGGCTGGAATTCCCTTGCGGCAATGTTCACGAGCCCTCAAAGCAATGAAGCCGCTgcggaagcagcagcgcgaacaGCGGCAGAAAGGGGCGATAGCGACGGAGTGGCTGAAGTAGCACTCCATCGTCCAACCGGGCACAGCACTGAAGAAAAGCTGCACGGGCACGACGCGAACCACGCGCTCTCATGCAGCTGCAAAAAAGTGCACGCCAAGCCTCATTCTAA CGATGATATGGAGACTCAAGAACTGCAGCACAAGCTGAGCCGAAAAGTGGCACAGCTGACCAAAGTTATTTTCCATCTTAACGTGAAGCATGAAGAGAACGACGCATATGTCAAGGCGGTAGCCGAGGCGTACGAACGAGAGGTGGAGAGCATCGTGGCGGACGTGAACATTAAGCTTCGGTCATGCGTTGACGCCTTCGAGGGGCAGCAACAGCAACAGATCACTGAACAG GAACTGGAAAATGTGCTGGGGCAGCTTCAGGCGACGAAAGAAATTCTCGTTGCGGACGCACAGAGCTATCATCGGCAGTGTGTAGACAGCGTCGAAAAATGCAAAGAAGAATACGCGAGTCGTGCGCGCGAGTACGCGG AGGAAgtggccgcggcgacggaggaaaCGAGGCGGTGGACGTCGCAGATGAAACAAGCATTGGAGAGCCTGAATGCCAACCGCAATGAGTTGTCCCAGCTTCCTGTGGAAAGGAAAAAAGACTTCAGTCTGCAAGCAGATGTGAAGCGGCTTGACGAG GAGCTCGAGCAGTTGCGGAAAGCCAACAGGCAGTTGGAGAGCGACCTGAAAGAGGCGAAGGGCTTGGCGGACCAGACGCAGATCGAGGCTGAGCGACGTTGGCGGCGACTCGAGGTGGCGCAAGCCAAGGCCTCCGCTTTGGAAAATGCTCTCCAACTGTCCAACCGGCACGCCGAAGACCTGAAGCAAGCAGCGAAGGAAACCGAAAGACGAAACGCGCAAGC AATCGCCGAGCTGCAGCTGAACTGCAAGTCCTTGGACGAAGCGGTTGAAACGAAAAGCAAGGAAATCCAAGACCTGACGGAACGACTCGTCGCAGCTGAA CGCGCCAGCCAGGTGGTGTcagaagagaagcgaagTTTGGAGATTGCAGTGAAGGAATGCGACGAAAAGATTGCGATGCTGGGCGAGCGAATTGCCGAGCGTGACAAGGAAATGCATCTGCGCGGAACTGAGCTGATTTCGGGCATGCAGCAGTGGATTGCCTTCTACGAACAGGAAATCGAACAACTCAAGGCGCAGCTTTCGCAGGCGGAAATCGCTTCGTCGCGAGCCGCtgaagagaggaaaggcgTTGAAG AGGAGCTTCTTTCActgaagcggcgccgcgacgaactCGAGCAACAGACCCTGCCGCAGCTGACAGAAGACATTCGGCGCTTGAAGGAGGACGTCGACAGGATGGATAAACTTAAGGAGTTGTACGCAGATGTAGAACTAAAG cgcgtgcagaaagaagaagacctGCGAAAGTCGGAGGACCGCTGCAAGCAGCTTCAAGAGGCACTCGAGAGCCAG GCGAAAGCccacgacgcagagaaggcagagTTGAAGGACGCGCAGACAAAGGCCCTCTACTCG TTCATGGTCCAGAGGGCGCAGCACCAGACAGAACTCGATCAGATGGTAGAACAAATCGCGGGCCTTCGAAG AACAATTGCTGAGCAAGAGGAGCGGCTTGCAGACACGTCGAaagacgaggcgctcgcgcaaatgcggagtgccctcgcgcagctgcagaccgATTTTGACGAGGTTTCGCAGGCCGAAACAGAAGCCAGCGAACAGCTGAGGTCGAAGCGGGCAGAGCTCGTGAGCTCGCTGGAA ACTCACGAGGCAGAGATGCGcagtctgcgcgtcgctgttCTGGagctgaaggaggagaaagcgCAGATGGAAGTGATTCTTCAGGACAGCCAGAAAGCAAGCaagcgcgaggctgccgagGCGTGGGAGCGGGAAACTTTTTTGCGGAAAGAAgccgagaagcagaagaggcgaatgGAAGAGCTGGAGGAGCGCACCAGCTCGCTCGTTGCCAAAACTCGAAGCctgaaagaagaaaacgagaagCTT GCCAGAGAGTGCGAGGAGAAGTTGGAAGCGATGGAGGTGGTGCACAGtcacgagagagagacgtggaggcgcgacgcgcagaacTTGCGaaaggaggccgcagaccgGTTGAGGCGCGAGCAGCAAGCGCTGGCTCTCGCAGAAAAGAGGCACGTGGAAAACACCGACAAACTCCAGCGGCAACACCGAGCAGAGCTCGACGCGGCAAAACTCGCTCTCCACAAGGAGGCCAAGGAGCAGCTCTCCGATCTCAAACAAAAGTGCGATGCCGCG gccgcgcaacgcgcacaggcggcgaaggcgcagatgGAAGCTGCGGTTGTGGCACACGCAGCCGAGCGCGAGAACTTGAAGTTGCAGTTCCAGAAACAGATCGCGGACGTAGAGGCGCAGatgcgccgacgcctcgAACGTTCCCAGCAGAAAGAACAAGAGCTCCTCCAGCAAtacgaagagaaaaaacaagaaAGGGACATCAATCCTCTCCTTCCAACTGGATCTCATGGAAAACCTGAAATTCGC gagTCCGAGGGGCGCCACAGCGCCATTGAGGCACTTCGGGGCGAAGTCACCGCGCTCAACGGAAGGCTCGAGGACCTCAGCGCCGCGATGCAGTCAAGCGAAGCCCGTCACGTCGAGGAAGTGCAGCGACTTTGCGAAGAGAACGCCGAGAAGCTGGAGGAGATGGAACGATCCCATACCCAGAAGTGCGCCGACACGGAG GCGCGTTACGAGCAAGCATTAGAAGCCAAAAAGTACGAAGTGGAGTTCCTGCAGCGGgagcacgcgcagcgcctggagaAAGCTCGCAAGGAGGTCAACGACCTCCATGCCAAGCTGCAGGGCCCTCTTCCGCGGGAGGAAGACTTACATCTGATTGCGCTTCTGAACGATAGGCTCCTCTACTGTGAA GGTCAGATGGATTATCTCCAAGAGAAAGTTCGAACCTACAAGCTCGAGCTGCTCAACAG AGAGACAAATTACAACAAGCTGTTCAACGCGAACCCCGTCACCGGCGTTGTGGGCCCCCTCGTTCCTCAGAGTTCTACCTCCACGAGACGGAGTGACAGCGGCCCGCCAGCCTCTGAAGACCCCAAGACGCTGCTGTCCAGTCCCGCGTGCCCTGCGCTAGGTGCGCCGTGCGAAGGCGGTTCTTCGAAgctcggcgcgctcgcgaacTTCCTGAAGGATAAAATTTCTCAAAAGAAGCTGGTTGGCGCCGACCGGAGACTCTCCGCATAG
- a CDS encoding hypothetical protein (encoded by transcript BESB_065330) → MALCPTSPLLRPVMKTEQLKAAREEHQAEIVRVKERLRSTSATFRQRFIETLAWRLNYDNSLSLRVTFIDCCGLCKSRNPVFTAACFHLMRQQSSKLAWPVVEALSTHEVCAAPRRWDRAGEDAGGASETALSRWRSDPSSAKFLEERGRGVSRGTSPATVCDRLYSQGSSMPEEMAGIGQNLCGTKGTCSDDKMKEECQGRMEGCRCGGPGKAMAVTGDSGPGHPPSRTEKAVCVQKPVAGRNAGPVTLTCVQVCQAVGEGQGAADLDRSDRRDPDGEEQTPHESAEALFSERKRKLAYGKVVQIEGVQGCTCCSIDLIAR, encoded by the exons ATGGCCCTTTGTCCCACTTCGCCATTGCTCCGTCCTGTG ATGAAAACCGAGCAGCTGAAAGCGGCTAGGGAGGAGCACCAGGCCGAGATAGTACGCGTCAAAGAAAGG CTCCGCTCGACATCTGCCACATTTCGGCAGCGTTTCATCGAGACGCTTGCCTGGCGTCTCAACTACGATAACTCGCTCAGTCTCCGTGTAACCTTCATCGATTGCTGCGGCCTTTGCAAATCGAG GAATCCAGTGTTCACGGCTGCATGCTTCCACTTGATGCGCCAGCAGAGCTCCAAGCTCGCTTGGCCAGTGGTCGAAGCTCTCTCAACACACGAGGTATGTGCAGCCCCTCGTAG GTGGGACCGAGCTGGTGAAGATGCTGGAGGTGCCTCAGAAACGGCTCTCTCAAGATGGCGCTCGGATCCGAGTTCCGCCAAGTTTCTTGAGGAGAGAGGACGTGGCGTGTCTAGAGGAACCAGCCCAGCGACGGTTTGTGATCGTTTGTATTCGCAAGGGTCCAGCATGCCTGAAGAGATGGCCGGTATCGGTCAAAACCTGTGTGGCACGAAGGGCACGTGCTCAGACGATAAAATGAAGGAAGAGTGCCAAGGGCGAATGGAGGGATGTCGTTGCGGCGGCCCAGGGAAGGCGATGGCTGTAACCGGAGATTCTGGACCCGGGCATCCACCGTCACGGACAGAGAAAGCCGTCTGCGTGCAGAAGCCAGTCGCCGGACGTAATGCGGGTCCGGTCACTTTGACGTGCGTCCAAGTGTGTCAAGCAGTTGGGGAAGGTCAAGGAGCTGCCGACCTCGATCGCAGCGACAGACGTGATCCCGACGGTGAGGAGCAAACGCCGCATGAGAGTGCTGAGGCATTGTTCAGTgaaaggaaaaggaaacTTGCTTATGGAAAAGTTGTGCAGATTGAAGGAGTTCAGGGATGCACGTGCTGCTCGATTGATCTTATTGCGCGCTAG